The following DNA comes from Chitinophaga nivalis.
GGACAGCATTTACCATATCAATTTACTAAATAATTTTATTAAAATAATATATAAATGACCGCATCGCGACTTTTTTTTACCGAAAAATTACTGGAATGGAACCGGGAAGCCAATTCCCGCAACATGCCCTGGAAAGGTGAAAAAAATCCATACCGCATCTGGCTATCGGAAATTATTCTCCAGCAAACCCGCGTGGAACAAGGCTGGCCGTATTATGAGCGGTTCATTCAGCACTACCCCACCGTAACAGACCTGGCCCAGGCGCCCGAAGAAGAGGTATTCCGCCTCTGGCAAGGGTTGGGCTATTACGCCCGCTGTAAAAACATGCTCGCCGCCGCCCGGGAAATTACCGATCAATACCAGGGGAAGTTCCCGGATCAATACGACCAGATCAAAGCCCTCAAAGGCATTGGCCCCTATACGGCCGCTGCCGTTGCTTCCTTTGCCTTTAACCTGCCCCACGCCGTACTCGATGGCAACGTATATCGTGTACTGGCCCGGTATTTTGGCATCGATACCCCGATAGACAGCACTGCCGGGAAGAAACAATTCGGAGAACTGGCGCAGGCACTCCTGCCAGCCGCGGCAGCTGCTGAATATAACCAAAGTATCATGGACTTCGGCGCCGTGGTATGCAAACCCCAGCAGCCAACCTGCAACGATTGCCCGCTCAACAGAAAGTGTATAGCCCGGCAACAGCAGCTGGTGGCGGTATTACCCGTCAAAACCAAAAAACTGCAGATCAAAAAACGCTATTTCAACTACCTGCTGGTTACCCTGGAAGATAACATCTATATCCGCAAAAGAACGGAAAATGATATCTGGCAAAACCTGCACGAATTTATCCTGATAGAAACGGACGAGCCTACCGATATTACTCATTTGCAGGCAGCGCCCGCTTTTCAGAACATCTTTAAAAGCTCACCAGGCACCGTGGAAAACATATCTGCCCCCTTCAAACAACAGCTCACCCATCAAACCATCCATACCCGGTTTATTACGGTAGCTGTTAAAAAGCCACTGGCACAGCAGGATTGGATGCTGGTTCCCGGCACCGAACTCAATAACTACGCTTTTCCAAAAACTATTACCAGTTTCCTGCAACAACACAGCATGCAATTATTCTGATCAAACAAATTATAAATAAAAATATATATTAACAACTAAGGCACTTAAACATTATCCGATGAGCTTCGCCGCCACCGATACCAGTTCACAGTGAGAAATTTTTCACTATCGATTAGAAAAAAATATTAACTTTAAGAAGGTTGTTTATTTAAAAAAGAAGAACTTTTTAACAATAGACTAAAAAAACCTACAACTATGAGAGGTGTTAATAAAGTAATCCTGATAGGCAATTTGGGCAGAGATCCGGATGTACAGTTTCTGGAAGGAAATATCGCCGTGGCAAAGTTTTCACTGGCAACCACTGAAACGTTCAAAGACAGGGCCGGCAAACTTATATCACAAACCGAATGGCATACAGTAGTGCTTTGGCGGGGATTAGCAGAACTTGCACAGAAATATCTGCACAAAGGAAGCCTGGTATATATTGAAGGACGTTTGCGCACCCGCAGCTGGGAAGACAAGGAAGGCAACAAAAAGTTTGCTACTGAAGTTGTAGGAGACAACCTGGTAATGCTGGACAAACGCATGGACCTCAACAACCAAGACCACCCCATCCCCCACCACAGTGGCGCCAGCTCTGCTTCCGGAGAAAATTTCCCCAACAATCTGGAAATTCCACCTTCGCTGAACGAGCCCGCAGACGATCTGCCATTTTAGTTGCAAATAAAAATATTAAGTTTTCGATGTACATAATCCCATAATGGGACATTACTTATATTTGCGTGCAGGGAAGGCATTTCAGTGATTTACTTTCCCTTTGTTTTTTTGATTATTTACATCAAAGTTGAATATCTTGGATATCCATTCGGCAAGCAACGTATCCTATCTCTTACAAGCTAATGCACCGATTGCCACCCCTAACATGGTGGTTTTTCTGCTTGTTCTCTTTATCATACTACTGCTTACCTTCATCGTTTCCGGTGCAGAAGTCGCGTTTTTTTCTTTGAACTATAAAGACCTGAACGTACTCAAGACCCGTCAGAATGCTTCCGGTAAATTAATTACCAAATTACTGGAGAAGCCCAAATCCTTGCTGGCTACCCTGCAAATAGCCGGTATCCTCCTGATGATCGCATTTATTATGATCACCAACTACCTCGTTACCCAGATGGAAGACCTGGAAACCCTCCCTGTCGTTTCATTTGTAGTAAGGGTAGCCGCTATATGTCTGGTATTGCTGTTCTTCGGACAAATACTCCCCCGCGTATGGGCAGCGCAAAACAATATTCGTTTTGCCACCTACTTCGCCTGGTTCGTCAGCCTCATTCATGCGACCCTCGAACCTGTCAGCGATTTCTTCGTCAGCCTCAGTGGCAGCATCGAAGCCCGGTTCTTTAACCGCGGCAGCGGCCCTGTCAACTACCAGGAAATTGATGAAGCCATTGAGATGAGCGTAGATCCTACCGCCTCCCAGGAAGAAAAAAATATCCTGAAAGGCATTCTCAAATTCGGCAACATCACCGTTAAACAGATCATGCGTGGCCGTCTCGATGTAAACGGCATGGAATATAACAGCAACTTTGAACAGGTGACCCAGCGCGTAGCTGAATTACACTACTCCCGGCTGCCTGTTTATAAAGAGAACCTGGATAATATCGTAGGTGTTATCCACACCAAAGACCTACTCCCCCACCTGGATAAAGGCAACAGCTTCGACTGGCATGAAGTAATGCGGCAACCATTCTTCGTACACGGTCATAAACTGATTGAGGACCTCCTGAGTGAATTCCAGAGCAGACGTATGCATTTTGCCGTAGTGGTAGACGAGTTTGGCGGTACCTCCGGTATCGTTACCCTTGAAGACATTATGGAAGAAGTGATCGGCGATATCAAAGATGAATTCGATGAAGAAGAATTCAACTACAGCAAAGTAGACAACTTCACCTATGTTTTTGAAGGCAAAACCATGCTGAATGATGTTTGCCGCATCATGAACATCTCCCCTGATACTTTTGAACATGTAAAAGGAGAAAGCGATTCCCTCGGAGGCCTGATCCTTGAACTGGCAGGAAAATTTCCGGAAGAAAACAGCGTTATCAATTATACCAACTTCGATTTCACTGTACTGGAAGTAAATAAAATGCGTATCCAGAAAGTACAGGTTACCATCAGACCGGATGCTACGGATAAGATATAAGCCCGGCTACTAAACGTGAATAGTCAAATGCCACACTTAAAAGGAAAGGTAACTGCCGTTTTTTTCGCATTCCTGTTTTTACTGACAGCCTGCAACGACACCGCCTATACGCCTAAACCAAGAGGATATTTCCTGGTAAAGTTTCCGGAAAGAAAATACCGCACCTTCGATATGCCCGGCTATCCGTATACATTTGAATATCCGGCTTACGCGAATGTGGTGAAAGACACCTCCTTTTTTGGCGAAAAACCGGAAAACCCTTACTGGATCAATATCGACTTCCCTTCGCTGAACGGCAAGATTTACCTGAGCTATAAAATCATCGGCACAGGCAACAACTTCCGTAAACTGGCAGACGATGCCTTTAAAATGACCTATAAGCATACCTATAAAGCAGCCTACATCGACGAAAATGTAATCCGGACCCCCAATCAGGTAAGCGGAACTTTTTACGAAGTAGGCGGCAATGCGGCCTCTGCCAAACAATTTTTCGCCACCGACTCCACCCGCCATTTCCTCCGGGGAGCCCTCTATTTTGATGTAACCCCCAATGCAGATTCCCTTGCCCCGGTATACAAGTTCCTGGAACAGGATATGTGGCATATGGTGGAAACCCTGCGCTGGAGATAAGCACGTAATCACGTAACTTTGTGGTCTTAACAAGATTGTCTGTGTAATATTCACCACAGATAAAAGACCAGTTCCTGATGATCATCATTGACGATAAATATATTAGTGACGAAGTAATTGAAGAGCAATTCGTATGTAATTTGTCTGCTTGCAAAGGCGCCTGCTGCGTTGCGGGAGATTGCGGTGCCCCATTGGATAAAACAGAGGTGAAAACCCTGAAAAAAATATATCCCCTGATAAAATCCTACCTGCGGGAAGATGGTATCCGGGAAATAGAACAAACAGGCACCAATACTATCGATGATGAATACGGTTATGTAACCCCTATCGTAAATAAAGGGATCTGTGCTTACGCTACAATAGACGATCATGGCATTGTAGGATGTGGTATCGAGAAAGCATATAACGACGGCGTAGTGGCCTTTAAAAAACCTGTTTCCTGTCATCTGTATCCGATACGCGTTACCAAATATGAAGCTTTTGAGGCGGTTAACTACGATCGCTGGGATGTATGTAAACCTGCCTGTAAA
Coding sequences within:
- the gldD gene encoding gliding motility lipoprotein GldD; translation: MPHLKGKVTAVFFAFLFLLTACNDTAYTPKPRGYFLVKFPERKYRTFDMPGYPYTFEYPAYANVVKDTSFFGEKPENPYWINIDFPSLNGKIYLSYKIIGTGNNFRKLADDAFKMTYKHTYKAAYIDENVIRTPNQVSGTFYEVGGNAASAKQFFATDSTRHFLRGALYFDVTPNADSLAPVYKFLEQDMWHMVETLRWR
- a CDS encoding DUF3109 family protein, whose translation is MIIIDDKYISDEVIEEQFVCNLSACKGACCVAGDCGAPLDKTEVKTLKKIYPLIKSYLREDGIREIEQTGTNTIDDEYGYVTPIVNKGICAYATIDDHGIVGCGIEKAYNDGVVAFKKPVSCHLYPIRVTKYEAFEAVNYDRWDVCKPACKNGKTLRVPVYRFLKEAIIRKYGTEFYEVLDKIATKQYK
- the gldE gene encoding gliding motility-associated protein GldE; this encodes MDIHSASNVSYLLQANAPIATPNMVVFLLVLFIILLLTFIVSGAEVAFFSLNYKDLNVLKTRQNASGKLITKLLEKPKSLLATLQIAGILLMIAFIMITNYLVTQMEDLETLPVVSFVVRVAAICLVLLFFGQILPRVWAAQNNIRFATYFAWFVSLIHATLEPVSDFFVSLSGSIEARFFNRGSGPVNYQEIDEAIEMSVDPTASQEEKNILKGILKFGNITVKQIMRGRLDVNGMEYNSNFEQVTQRVAELHYSRLPVYKENLDNIVGVIHTKDLLPHLDKGNSFDWHEVMRQPFFVHGHKLIEDLLSEFQSRRMHFAVVVDEFGGTSGIVTLEDIMEEVIGDIKDEFDEEEFNYSKVDNFTYVFEGKTMLNDVCRIMNISPDTFEHVKGESDSLGGLILELAGKFPEENSVINYTNFDFTVLEVNKMRIQKVQVTIRPDATDKI
- the mutY gene encoding A/G-specific adenine glycosylase: MTASRLFFTEKLLEWNREANSRNMPWKGEKNPYRIWLSEIILQQTRVEQGWPYYERFIQHYPTVTDLAQAPEEEVFRLWQGLGYYARCKNMLAAAREITDQYQGKFPDQYDQIKALKGIGPYTAAAVASFAFNLPHAVLDGNVYRVLARYFGIDTPIDSTAGKKQFGELAQALLPAAAAAEYNQSIMDFGAVVCKPQQPTCNDCPLNRKCIARQQQLVAVLPVKTKKLQIKKRYFNYLLVTLEDNIYIRKRTENDIWQNLHEFILIETDEPTDITHLQAAPAFQNIFKSSPGTVENISAPFKQQLTHQTIHTRFITVAVKKPLAQQDWMLVPGTELNNYAFPKTITSFLQQHSMQLF
- a CDS encoding single-stranded DNA-binding protein gives rise to the protein MRGVNKVILIGNLGRDPDVQFLEGNIAVAKFSLATTETFKDRAGKLISQTEWHTVVLWRGLAELAQKYLHKGSLVYIEGRLRTRSWEDKEGNKKFATEVVGDNLVMLDKRMDLNNQDHPIPHHSGASSASGENFPNNLEIPPSLNEPADDLPF